Proteins encoded together in one Coffea arabica cultivar ET-39 chromosome 2c, Coffea Arabica ET-39 HiFi, whole genome shotgun sequence window:
- the LOC113724196 gene encoding UPF0481 protein At3g47200-like produces the protein MSKDRCKRVTTQIDLKLSGMSNSTTTEQRIFRVHHRLRSQNEEAYEPQMFSIGPYHCGKSSLEEGQTHKLRYLKELLSRTGESSAEKYIEALTNLEDKARGWYAEDDLIGLGADEFVEMMCLDGCFIIDFFRKFGAKYGTVDVNYLPKADDPIFQKRWIMGSLFRDILLFENQLPFFILVQLFDMTKPPGGAIEVNLIDLATFPESPLHSFFPGEKPESFTNPTTVLRDRDAQHVVHLLHLVHECWCWSFAAKLRAPADVEIQGNRVSRVVYSTRGGNLEHIESASELRQTGIKFEKAKQSVSWLDITFERGVMKIPPLYVHDVTECVLRNLIAYEMYTLNGPWDRKYVLDYVTFMDSLIDSSSDVEKLRSRKIMTKWLGDDEAISSMFNKLGKEVEFDQGNRLFCYWKVFQRVNEYSSSRWNTWRAHLLRNYFNNPWSIISFLAALVLLFLTLVATISSILQYTDQPNCICKSS, from the coding sequence ATGTCCAAAGACAGATGTAAACGAGTGACTACTCAAATTGATCTAAAGCTTTCTGGGATGTCAAATTCAACCACTACTGAGCAAAGGATCTTCAGAGTCCATCACAGACTTCGAAGTCAGAATGAAGAGGCATACGAACCACAAATGTTTTCCATTGGACCTTATCATTGCGGTAAGAGTTCCTTGGAAGAAGGGCAGACGCATAAGCTGAGGTACTTGAAAGAGCTTCTTTCTCGGACAGGCGAGTCAAGTGCTGAGAAATACATCGAGGCCTTGACAAATCTTGAAGACAAAGCTCGAGGGTGGTATGCAGAGGACGACCTGATCGGTCTTGGTGCTGATGAATTTGTAGAAATGATGTGTCTTGACGGGTGCTTTATCATTGATTTCTTCAGGAAATTCGGTGCTAAGTATGGCACAGTTGATGTTAATTATCTCCCCAAAGCAGATGATCCCATTTTCCAAAAGCGTTGGATAATGGGATCTTTGTTCAGGGACATATTATTGTTTGAAAATCAGCTGCCCTTTTTCATCCTTGTTCAATTGTTTGACATGACCAAGCCACCAGGTGGGGCTATAGAAGTGAACCTAATTGATCTTGCCACTTTCCCTGAATCCCCTCTACATTCCTTTTTCCCTGGTGAAAAACCTGAATCATTCACAAATCCTACCACAGTTCTTAGAGATCGTGATGCACAGCATGTAGTTCATCTTCTTCACCTCGTGCACGAATGCTGGTGCTGGTCATTCGCTGCAAAACTAAGGGCGCCGGCTGATGTTGAAATCCAAGGAAACAGGGTTTCACGAGTCGTTTACTCCACAAGGGGCGGGAATTTGGAGCATATAGAGTCTGCAAGCGAGCTACGACAAACAGGAATCAAGTTTGAGAAGGCTAAGCAAAGTGTATCGTGGCTCGATATTACTTTTGAAAGAGGGGTAATGAAAATCCCGCCTTTGTACGTTCATGATGTTACAGAATGTGTTCTGAGAAACTTAATCGCCTACGAGATGTACACGCTTAATGGACCCTGGGATAGGAAATATGTACTCGATTACGTGACCTTCATGGATAGTCTCATAGATTCCTCCAGCGATGTTGAAAAGCTTCGAAGCAGGAAAATTATGACCAAGTGGCTAGGCGATGATGAAGCGATTTCATCAATGTTTAACAAACTGGGAAAGGAGGTTGAGTTTGATCAAGGCAACAGGCTCTTCTGCTACTGGAAAGTTTTCCAGCGAGTGAACGAGTACTCTAGCAGCCGTTGGAATACCTGGAGGGCTCATCTGCTAAGGAATTATTTCAACAATCCATGGTCCATCATTTCATTTCTTGCTGCCCTGGTGTTGCTGTTTCTCACTCTTGTAGCTACCATATCTTCCATCCTACAATATACAGACCAGCCAAACTGTATATGTAAATCGTCCTAG
- the LOC113727104 gene encoding protein TEEBE-like, with the protein MAVNISLLLSFCFLFISSAFAAPKPIHTPKPVRTPLEGLLPNGNFEDPIKPSDIKKTTLIGKYALPKWEISGKVEYIHGGPQPGGMYFAVAHGVHAVRLGNEASISQTIPVKIGTLYALTFGASKTCAQNEVLRVSVPPQTGDLPLQTLYSSNGGDTYGFGFIPNTNYAKITFHNPGIQEDPACGPLLDAVAIKELSPPKPTRANLVKNGDFEEGPYRLINSSHGVLLPPSQEDRTSPLPGWIIESLKAVKFIDAMHFNVPSGRAAIELLGGRESVIAQIIRTVPNKEYNLTFSVGDGKNGCHGSMMVEAFAAKSTLKVPFQSVGKGQYRTVSFKFTAISARTRLTFFSSFYHTKIDDYGALCGPVLDNVKVVTARF; encoded by the exons ATGGCAGTGAACATTTCTCTCTTGCTTTCTTTCTGCTTTCTCTTCATATCCTCTGCCTTTGCAGCTCCTAAACCTATACATACTCCTAAACCTGTTCGTACACCTCTTGAAG GACTTCTCCCAAATGGCAACTTTGAGGATCCAATAAAGCCATCTGACATCAAGAAAACAACGCTGATAGGAAAATATGCACTGCCCAAATGGGAGATCTCAGGCAAGGTTGAGTACATTCATGGAGGGCCACAGCCAGGTGGGATGTACTTTGCAGTTGCACATGGTGTCCATGCAGTTAGGCTTGGGAATGAGGCCTCAATTTCTCAGACAATTCCTGTGAAAATTGGAACCCTCTATGCACTCACATTTGGGGCTTCAAAAACTTGTGCTCAAAATGAGGTCTTGAGGGTATCAGTGCCACCTCAAACAGGGGATCTTCCATTGCAGACTCTGTATAGCAGCAATGGTGGTGATACCTATGGTTTTGGTTTCATTCCCAATACCAATTATGCAAAGATTACCTTTCACAATCCTGGGATTCAAGAGGATCCTGCTTGCGGGCCACTTTTGGATGCTGTTGCCATCAAAGAACTTTCCCCACCTAAGCCCACAAGAG CGAACTTGGTTAAGAACGGTGATTTTGAGGAGGGTCCTTATCGGCTAATTAACTCTTCCCATGGTGTCCTCCTCCCTCCAAGCCAGGAGGACAGGACATCTCCACTTCCTGGATGGATTATCGAATCACTGAAGGCCGTCAAATTCATCGATGCCATGCATTTCAATGTCCCGAGTGGACGTGCAGCAATAGAACTTCTTGGAGGGAGGGAGAGTGTGATTGCACAGATTATTAGAACAGTGCCTAACAAGGAATACAATCTTACATTCAGCGTAGGGGATGGAAAGAATGGCTGCCATGGATCAATGATGGTTGAAGCATTTGCTGCAAAGTCTACATTGAAAGTTCCGTTTCAATCCGTAGGAAAGGGTCAGTACAGGACTGTTAGTTTCAAATTCACAGCCATTTCAGCTAGGACAAGATTAACTTTCTTCAGCTCTTTTTACCACACAAAGATTGATGACTACGGAGCTCTCTGTGGCCCTGTTCTTGATAATGTCAAGGTGGTCACTGCTAGATTTTGA